In Phacochoerus africanus isolate WHEZ1 chromosome 14, ROS_Pafr_v1, whole genome shotgun sequence, one genomic interval encodes:
- the LOC125114962 gene encoding testis-expressed protein 19.2-like, whose translation MCPPVSGRYWAEGVSHLYASWMYQLQHGGRARMCFACFRTAFQELRAFLESEDWEDEDWDPELMDYTEEGSEQGSPLGPGQGQPALAAGPVESEGVGLHHHFVPTELEPQDAAPLGLGAEAADWTQGLPWLLGRLPVCSHWPSPSPPRQGFFKADLPPGEPMVLKLGTTQAMDPAEARAWLLDLQVLYIVGCYDAVYLRKMKAAWALQTPGQCWELLLEPDEVWVVQYQDAPQKQDLHRWKLSVLESSPSGEDEELVPADSALLKRGFTVLSYLPRAVREAEEGASASRPQPWPLGWDPIGSGSSGDGGGGGGLWGPGEGLAVMGASALGELPRFQPFGPGPQN comes from the coding sequence ATGTGCCCCCCGGTCAGCGGGCGGTACTGGGCGGAGGGCGTGTCCCACCTCTATGCGTCCTGGATGTACCAGCTTCAGCATGGCGGCCGGGCGAGGATGTGCTTCGCCTGCTTCAGGACGGCCTTTCAGGAGCTTCGAGCGTTCCTGGAGTCCGAAGACTGGGAAGATGAAGACTGGGACCCCGAGCTGATGGACTACACGGAGGAGGGGTCTGAGCAGGGGTCGCCCCTGGGGCCGGGCCAGGGGCAGCCCGCCCTGGCCGCAGGGCCCGTGGAGTCCGAAGGGGTGGGCCTGCACCACCACTTTGTGCCCACGGAGCTGGAGCCTCAGGACGCCGCCCCCCTGGGCCTGGGCGCCGAGGCAGCCGACTGGACTCAGGGCCTTCCCTGGCTTTTGGGGAGGCTTCCGGTCTGCTCGCACTGGCCCAGCCCGTCTCCTCCGAGGCAGGGGTTCTTCAAGGCGGACCTGCCCCCGGGGGAGCCCATGGTGTTGAAGCTGGGCACCACCCAGGCCATGGACCCCGCCGAGGCCAGGGCCTGGTTGCTGGACCTGCAGGTCCTCTACATAGTGGGCTGCTATGACGCCGTCTACCTGCGGAAGATGAAGGCGGCGTGGGCCCTGCAGACCCCAGGCCAGTGCTGGGAGCTGCTGCTGGAGCCGGACGAAGTGTGGGTGGTGCAGTACCAAGACGCCCCCCAGAAGCAAGACCTGCACCGGTGGAAGCTGAGCGTTCTGGAATCCTCCCCTTCAGGGGAGGATGAAGAGCTGGTCCCTGCGGACTCAGCCCTGCTCAAGAGGGGGTTCACCGTTCTCTCCTATTTACCCAGGGCcgtgagggaggcagaggagggggcctCAGCCTCTAGGCCACAGCCCTGGCCCCTGGGGTGGGATCCCATTGGCAGCGGCAGCAGCGGCgacggcggtggcggcggcgggctctgggggcctggggagggcctGGCTGTCATGGGAGCCTCTGCCCTGGGGGAGCTGCCACGCTTCCAGCCCTTCGGCCCGGGGCCCCAGAACTGA